A region from the Cuculus canorus isolate bCucCan1 chromosome 14, bCucCan1.pri, whole genome shotgun sequence genome encodes:
- the LOC128853610 gene encoding protocadherin alpha-2-like, which translates to MGACWGPAVRVLVLQAAWALVGRQVRYSVPEEAKVGTVVGRVAQELGLEAGEAEARRLRLVAQGRRASVEVSGASGALVVSGRLDREELCGKSAPCALRLEVLLERPLRVFHVELEVTDINDNAPLFPAARKNLSIAELSLPGSRFPLEGASDADIGTNAQLSYTLSPSEHFSLDIQRSEGYSESLFLLLAKPLDRETEPVHRLLLTASDGGRPSLSGTMELVVSVLDANDNAPQFNQSVYKVQLPENAERGALVIRLNATDLDEGLNNEFTYSIVSSLPVGNRDLFTLDPKTGEIRLTGTLDFEEVSIQEIQIKVTDKGTPPMSGHCKVVLEVLDENDNAPEVRVTSLSVPVPEDASVGTVVAVLSVWDRDSGSNGRVRCSVWPASPFGLVSSVSGSYSLVVREALDRERVSEYEVEVRAEDGGAPALVGSRRVRVPVSDVNDNAPAFAQAVYTVLAQENNAAGAELARVQAKDPDEAGNGRVRYSLWEGGVGAAGAVGGVVSASSYVSVEAESGRVWALRPLDYEEVQVLEFEVRAVDAGEPSLCGNATVQVWVLDENDNAPSLLPAAGVGAGAGASGRSSSVWESVSGESSGSLWAWAAWGTPAGQVVAKIRAVDADSGYNAWLRYEVWEPRGKGPFRVGLYSGEVSTARALEEADGPRQRLVIVVRDHGEPARSATATLSVSLGEGGEAASASSGAGSSGPGLRASSGAEGGSSSLSSLSSLSSSTNAWLVAAICAVSGLLVVAVVLCGAWRWAPRAGALSGRGPATLVCASQVGSWSYSQRQSRSLCVAEGAGKSDLMVFSPNCPPPPAAAAKETQPEPPALLDTVSAAPSLASRPAPRRPRPLLSLVSVVSPGVGRRLWEAG; encoded by the coding sequence ATGGGCGCGTGTTGGGGGCCGGCGGTGCgggtgctggtgctgcaggcGGCGTGGGCGCTGGTCGGCCGTCAGGTGCGCTACTCGGTGCCGGAGGAAGCGAAGGTGGGGACGGTGGTGGGGCGTGTGGCGCAGGAGCTGGGCCTGGAGGCGGGCGAGGCGGAGGCGCGGCGGCTGCGGCTGGTGGCGCAGGGCCGGCGGGCGAGCGTGGAGGTGAGCGGGGCGAGCGGGGCGCTGGTGGTGAGCGGGCGGCTGGACCGGGAGGAGCTGTGCGGGAAGAGCGCGCCCTGCGCCCTGCGCCTGGAGGTGCTGCTCGAGCGGCCGCTGCGCGTCTTCCACGTGGAGCTGGAGGTCACCGACATCAACGACAACGCCCCGCTCTTCCCCGCCGCCCGCAAGAACCTCAGTATCGCGGAGCTGTCTCTGCCGGGGTCCCGTTTCCCGCTGGAGGGCGCGTCGGATGCGGATATCGGAACGAACGCGCAGCTCTCCTACACTCTCAGCCCCAGCGAGCACTTCTCTCTGGATATACAGCGGAGTGAAGGGTATTCAGAATCTCTCTTCCTGTTGCTCGCCAAACCTCTGGACCGTGAGACGGAGCCCGTGCACCGTTTGTTGCTGACGGCGAGTGACGGGGGCCGTCCGTCTCTGTCGGGCACGATGGAGCTGGTGGTCTCGGTGCTGGACGCGAACGACAACGCGCCCCAGTTCAACCAATCGGTGTATAAAGTGCAGCTGCCTGAGAATGCAGAACGCGGAGCTTTAGTCATAAGGCTTAACGCCACAGATTTGGATGAGGGTCTCAATAACGAATTTACTTACAGTATCGTGAGTTCTCTTCCTGTTGGTAACAGAGATCTGTTCACCCTCGATCCCAAGACGGGGGAGATCCGTCTCACGGGCACCCTGGACTTTGAAGAAGTCTCTATACAGGAGATACAAATTAAAGTGACAGACAAGGGGACACCCCCGATGTCGGGCCACTGCAAGGTGGTGTTGGAGGTTTTGGACGAGAACGACAACGCGCCCGAGGTGCGGGTGACGTCGCTGTCGGTGCCGGTGCCGGAGGACGCGTCGGTGGGGACGGTGGTGGCGGTGCTGAGCGTGTGGGACCGTGACTCGGGGTCGAACGGTCGCGTGCGTTGCTCGGTGTGGCCGGCGAGTCCGTTCGGTCTGGTGTCGTCGGTGTCGGGGTCGTACTCGCTGGTGGTGCGTGAGGCGCTGGACCGGGAGCGCGTGTCGGAGTACGAGGTGGAGGTGCGTGCGGAGGACGGCGGGGCGCCGGCGCTGGTCGGGAGCAGGCGGGTGCGGGTGCCGGTGTCGGACGTGAACGACAACGCGCCGGCGTTCGCGCAGGCCGTGTACACGGTGCTGGCGCAGGAGAACAATGCGGCGGGGGCGGAGCTGGCGCGGGTGCAGGCGAAGGACCCGGACGAGGCGGGCAACGGTCGCGTTCGGTACTCGTTGTGGGAGGGCGGCGTCGGAGCCGCGGGGGCGGTCGGGGGAGTGGTTTCGGCGTCGAGCTACGTGTCGGTGGAGGCGGAGAGCGGTCGCGTGTGGGCGCTGCGTCCGCTGGACTACGAGGAGGTGCAGGTGCTGGAGTTCGAGGTGCGTGCGGTGGACGCGGGGGAGCCGTCGCTGTGCGGCAACGCGACGGTGCAGGTGTGGGTGTTGGACGAGAACGACAACGCGCCGTCGCTGCTGCCGGCCGCGGGCGTCGGGGCGGGCGCCGGGGCGTCGGGCCGGTCGTCGTCGGTCTGGGAGTCGGTGTCGGGAGAGTCGTCGGGTTCGCTGTGGGCGTGGGCGGCGTGGGGGACGCCGGCGGGGCAGGTGGTGGCCAAGATCCGCGCGGTGGACGCGGACTCGGGCTACAACGCGTGGCTGCGCTACGAGGTGTGGGAGCCGCGGGGGAAGGGCCCGTTCCGCGTGGGGCTGTACAGCGGCGAGGTGAGCACGGCGCGGGCGCTGGAGGAGGCGGACGGCCCGCGGCAGAGGCTGGTGATCGTGGTGCGGGACCACGGCGAGCCGGCGCGCTCGGCCACGGCCACGCTGAGCGTGTCGCTGGGGGAGGGCGGCGAGGCGGCGTCGGCGTCGTCGGGCGCGGGGTCGTcggggccggggctgcgggcgTCGTCGGGCGCGGAGGGTGGTTCGTCGTCCTTGTCGTCCTTGTCGTCGTTGTCGTCGTCGACGAACGCGTGGCTGGTGGCGGCCATCTGCGCGGTGTCGGGGCTGTTGGTGGTGGCGGTGGTGCTGTGCGGAGCGTGGCGGTGGGCGCCGCGGGCGGGCGCGCTGTCGGGGCGCGGGCCGGCGACGCTGGTGTGCGCCAGCCAAGTGGGGAGCTGGTCGTACTCGCAGCGGCAGAGCCGGAGCCTGTGCGTGGCGGAGGGCGCGGGCAAGAGCGACCTGATGGTGTTCAGCCCCAActgcccgccgccgcccgccgccgcggCCAAGGAGACGCAGCCGGAGCCGCCCGCGCTGCTGGACACGGTCAGTGCTGCTCCCTCTCTGGCCTCTCGCCCCGCCCCCCGACGGCCCCGGCCCCTTCTGTCCCTTGTTTCCGTTGTTTCCCCGGGTGTGGGCAGGCGCTTGTGGGAAGCAGGCTGA
- the LOC128853678 gene encoding protocadherin alpha-6-like, whose protein sequence is MMGACWGPAVRVLVLQAAWALVGGQVRYSVPEEAKVGTVVGRVAQELGLEAGEAEARRLRLVAQGRRASVEVSGASGALVVSGRLDREELCGKSAPCALRLEVLLERPLRVFHVELEVTDINDNAPLFPAARKNLSIPELNTVPGSRFPLEGASDADIGTNAQLSYTLSPSEYFSLDLRKNEEDSEFLFLVLAKPLDRETEPVHRLLLTASDGGRPSLSGTMELVISVLDANDNAPQFNQSVYKVQLPENAERGTLVIRLNATDLDEGTNGNISYSLQHLFPKGGRNVFGIDAQSGEIRLRGDLDFEDVGLYRLQVDAGDEGSPPLSGHCKVVLEVLDENDNAPEVRVTSLSVPVPEDASVGTVVAVLSVWDRDSGSNGRVRCSVWPASPFGLVSSVSGSYSLVVREALDRERVSEYEVEVRAEDGGAPALVGSRRVRVPVEDVNDNAPAFAQAVYTVLARENNAAGAELARVQARDPDEAGNGRVRYSLWEGGVGAAGAVGGVISASSYVSVEAESGRVWALRPLDYEEVQVLEFEVRAVDAGEPSLCGNATVQVWVLDENDNAPSLLPAAGVGAGAGASGRSSSVWESVSGESSGSLWAWAAWGTPAGQVVAKIRAVDADSGYNAWLRYEVWEPRGKGPFRVGLYSGEVSTARALEEADGPRQRLVIVVRDHGEPARSATATLSVSLGEGGEAASASSGAGSSGPGLRASSGAEGGSSSLSSLSSLSSSTNAWLVAAICAVSGLLVVAVVLCGAWRWAPRAGALSGRGPATLVCASQVGSWSYSQRQSRSLCVAEGAGKSDLMVFSPNCPPPPAAAAKETQPEPPALLDTESCEVMAEGQMGEGLQ, encoded by the exons aTGATGGGCGCGTGTTGGGGGCCGGCGGTGCgggtgctggtgctgcaggcGGCGTGGGCGCTGGTCGGCGGTCAGGTGCGCTACTCGGTGCCGGAGGAAGCGAAGGTGGGGACGGTGGTGGGGCGTGTGGCGCAGGAGCTGGGCCTGGAGGCGGGCGAGGCGGAGGCGCGGCGGCTGCGGCTGGTGGCGCAGGGCCGGCGGGCGAGCGTGGAGGTGAGCGGGGCGAGCGGGGCGCTGGTGGTGAGCGGGCGGCTGGACCGGGAGGAGCTGTGCGGGAAGAGCGCGCCCTGCGCCCTGCGCCTGGAGGTGCTGCTCGAGCGGCCGCTGCGCGTCTTCCACGTGGAGCTGGAGGTCACCGACATCAACGACAACGCCCCGCTCTTCCCCGCCGCCCGCAAGAACCTCAGCATCCCCGAATTAAACACCGTGCCGGGGTCCCGTTTCCCGCTGGAGGGCGCGTCGGATGCGGATATCGGAACGAACGCGCAGCTCTCCTACACTCTCAGCCCCAGCGAGTACTTTTCTTTGGATTTGCGGAAAAATGAGGAAGACAGTGAGTTTTTATTCCTGGTGCTCGCCAAACCTCTGGACCGTGAGACGGAGCCCGTGCACCGTTTGTTGCTGACGGCGAGTGACGGGGGCCGTCCGTCTCTGTCGGGCACGATGGAGCTGGTGATCTCGGTGCTGGACGCGAACGACAACGCGCCCCAGTTCAACCAATCAGTGTATAAAGTGCAGCTGCCGGAGAATGCGGAACGTGGTACTTTAGTGATCAGACTAAATGCCACGGATTTGGATGAGGGAACAAACGGAAATATCTCGTATTCTCTGCAGCACTTGTTCCCTAAGGGTGGAAGAAACGTTTTCGGGATCGATGCTCAGAGCGGCGAGATCCGTCTGAGGGGTGACTTGGACTTTGAGGACGTTGGTCTCTATCGCCTGCAAGTGGATGCGGGAGATGAGGGCAGTCCCCCACTGTCGGGCCACTGCAAGGTGGTGTTGGAGGTTTTGGACGAGAACGACAACGCGCCCGAGGTGCGGGTGACGTCGCTGTCGGTGCCGGTGCCGGAGGACGCGTCGGTGGGGACGGTGGTGGCGGTGCTGAGCGTGTGGGACCGTGACTCGGGGTCGAACGGTCGCGTGCGTTGCTCGGTGTGGCCGGCGAGTCCGTTCGGTCTGGTGTCGTCGGTGTCGGGGTCGTACTCGCTGGTGGTGCGTGAGGCGCTGGACCGGGAGCGCGTGTCGGAGTACGAGGTGGAGGTGCGTGCGGAGGACGGCGGGGCGCCGGCACTGGTCGGGAGCAGGCGGGTGCGGGTGCCGGTGGAGGACGTGAACGACAACGCGCCGGCGTTCGCGCAGGCTGTGTACACTGTGCTGGCGCGGGAGAACAATGCGGCGGGGGCGGAGCTGGCGCGGGTGCAGGCGCGGGACCCGGACGAGGCGGGCAACGGTCGCGTTCGGTACTCGTTGTGGGAGGGCGGCGTCGGAGCCGCGGGGGCGGTCGGGGGAGTGATTTCGGCGTCGAGCTACGTGTCGGTGGAGGCGGAGAGCGGTCGCGTGTGGGCGCTGCGTCCGCTGGACTACGAGGAGGTGCAGGTGCTGGAGTTCGAGGTGCGTGCGGTGGACGCGGGGGAGCCGTCGCTGTGCGGCAACGCGACGGTGCAGGTGTGGGTGTTGGACGAGAACGACAACGCGCCGTCGCTGCTGCCGGCCGCGGGCGTCGGGGCGGGCGCCGGGGCGTCGGGCCGGTCGTCGTCGGTCTGGGAGTCGGTGTCGGGAGAGTCGTCGGGTTCGCTGTGGGCGTGGGCGGCGTGGGGGACGCCGGCGGGGCAGGTGGTGGCCAAGATCCGCGCGGTGGACGCGGACTCGGGCTACAACGCGTGGCTGCGCTACGAGGTGTGGGAGCCGCGGGGGAAGGGCCCGTTCCGCGTGGGGCTGTACAGCGGCGAGGTGAGCACGGCGCGGGCGCTGGAGGAGGCGGACGGCCCGCGGCAGAGGCTGGTGATCGTGGTGCGGGACCACGGCGAGCCGGCGCGCTCGGCCACGGCCACGCTGAGCGTGTCGCTGGGGGAGGGCGGCGAGGCGGCGTCGGCGTCGTCGGGCGCGGGGTCGTcggggccggggctgcgggcgTCGTCGGGCGCGGAGGGTGGCTCATCGTCCTTGTCGTCCTTGTCGTCGTTGTCGTCGTCGACGAACGCGTGGCTGGTGGCGGCCATCTGCGCGGTGTCGGGGCTGTTGGTGGTGGCGGTGGTGCTGTGCGGAGCGTGGCGGTGGGCGCCGCGGGCGGGCGCGCTGTCGGGGCGCGGGCCGGCGACGCTGGTGTGCGCCAGCCAAGTGGGGAGCTGGTCGTACTCGCAGCGGCAGAGCCGGAGCCTGTGCGTGGCGGAGGGCGCGGGCAAGAGCGACCTGATGGTGTTCAGCCCCAActgcccgccgccgcccgccgccgcggCCAAGGAGACGCAGCCGGAGCCGCCCGCTCTGCTGGACACG gaATCCTGTGAGGTGATGGCAGAAGGACAGATGGGAGAGGGACTCCAGTGA
- the LOC104061483 gene encoding protocadherin alpha-6-like: MGACWGPAVRVLVLQAAWALVGGQVRYSVPEEAKVGTVVGRVAQELGLEAGEAEARRLRLVAQGRRASVEVSGASGALVVSGRLDREELCGKSAPCALRLEVLLERPLRVFHVELEVTDINDNAPLFPAARKNLSIAELSLPGSRFPLEGASDADIGANAQLSYTLSPSEHFGIEEENSNSRSKSLFLVLTKPLDRETEPVHRLLLTASDGGRPSLSGTMELVISVLDANDNAPQFNQSVYNVHLPESALEGTLVARVNATDSDEGINREVIYEIVTIVPPSASDVFSLDAKSGEIRLTGGLDFENVPFFVLHVEATDKGTPPLSGHCEVVLEVLDENDNAPEVRVTSLSVPVPEDASVGTVVAVLSVWDRDSGSNGRVRCSVWPASPFGLVSSVSGSYSLVVREALDRERVSEYEVEVRAEDGGAPALVGSRRVRVPVEDVNDNAPAFAQAVYTVLARENNAAGAELARVQARDPDEAGNGRVRYSLWEGGVGAAGAVGGVISASSYVSVEAESGRVWALRPLDYEEVQVLEFEVRAVDAGEPSLCGNATVQVWVLDENDNAPSLLPAAGVGAGAGASGRSSSVWESVSGESSGSLWAWAAWGTPAGQVVAKIRAVDADSGYNAWLRYEVWEPRGKGPFRVGLYSGEVSTARALEEADGPRQRLVIVVRDHGEPARSATATLSVSLGEGGEAASASSGAGSSGPGLRASSGAEGGSSSLSSLSSLSSSTNAWLVAAICAVSGLLVVAVVLCGAWRWAPRAGALSGRGPATLVCASQVGSWSYSQRQSRSLCVAEGAGKSDLMVFSPNCPPPPAAAAKETQPEPPALLDTVSAAPSLASRPAPRRPRPLLSLVSVVSPGVGRRLWEAG; the protein is encoded by the coding sequence ATGGGCGCGTGTTGGGGGCCGGCGGTGCgggtgctggtgctgcaggcGGCGTGGGCGCTGGTCGGCGGTCAGGTGCGCTACTCGGTGCCGGAGGAAGCGAAGGTGGGGACGGTGGTGGGGCGTGTGGCGCAGGAGCTGGGCCTGGAGGCGGGCGAGGCGGAGGCGCGGCGGCTGCGGCTGGTGGCGCAGGGCCGGCGGGCGAGCGTGGAGGTGAGCGGGGCGAGCGGGGCGCTGGTGGTGAGCGGGCGGCTGGACCGGGAGGAGCTGTGCGGGAAGAGCGCGCCCTGCGCCCTGCGCCTGGAGGTGCTGCTCGAGCGGCCGCTGCGCGTCTTCCACGTGGAGCTGGAGGTCACCGACATCAACGACAACGCCCCGCTCTTCCCCGCCGCCCGCAAGAACCTCAGCATCGCGGAGCTGTCTCTGCCGGGGTCTCGTTTCCCGCTGGAGGGCGCGTCGGATGCGGATATCGGAGCGAACGCGCAGCTCTCCTACACTCTCAGCCCGAGCGAACATTTTGGAATAGAAGAGGAGAACAGTAATTCGCGAAGTAAATCCCTTTTCCTGGTGCTCACGAAACCTCTGGACCGTGAGACTGAGCCCGTGCACCGATTGTTGCTGACGGCGAGTGACGGGGGCCGTCCGTCTCTGTCGGGCACGATGGAGCTGGTGATCTCGGTGCTGGACGCGAACGACAACGCGCCCCAGTTCAACCAGTCGGTGTACAATGTCCATTTGCCCGAAAGTGCCTTAGAAGGGACACTGGTGGCTCGAGTGAATGCCACGGATTCGGACGAGGGTATAAATCGAGAAGTGATTTATGAAATTGTTACTATTGTTCCTCCTTCGGCTTCTGATGTCTTCAGCCTCGATGCTAAAAGCGGTGAGATCCGACTGACGGGCGGTCTGGACTTTGAGAACGTTCCTTTTTTTGTCCTACACGTTGAGGCGACAGACAAGGGGACGCCTCCGCTGTCGGGTCACTGCGAAGTGGTGTTGGAGGTTTTGGACGAGAACGACAACGCGCCCGAGGTGCGGGTGACGTCGCTGTCGGTGCCGGTGCCGGAGGACGCGTCGGTGGGGACGGTGGTGGCGGTGCTGAGCGTGTGGGACCGTGACTCGGGGTCGAACGGTCGCGTGCGTTGCTCGGTGTGGCCGGCGAGTCCGTTCGGTCTGGTGTCGTCGGTGTCGGGGTCGTACTCGCTGGTGGTGCGTGAGGCGCTGGACCGGGAGCGCGTGTCGGAGTACGAGGTGGAGGTGCGTGCGGAGGACGGCGGGGCGCCGGCACTGGTCGGGAGCAGGCGGGTGCGGGTGCCGGTGGAGGACGTGAACGACAACGCGCCGGCGTTCGCGCAGGCTGTGTACACTGTGCTGGCGCGGGAGAACAATGCGGCGGGGGCGGAGCTGGCGCGGGTGCAGGCGCGGGACCCGGACGAGGCGGGCAACGGTCGCGTTCGGTACTCGTTGTGGGAGGGCGGCGTCGGAGCCGCGGGGGCGGTCGGGGGAGTGATTTCGGCGTCGAGCTACGTGTCGGTGGAGGCGGAGAGCGGTCGCGTGTGGGCGCTGCGTCCGCTGGACTACGAGGAGGTGCAGGTGCTGGAGTTCGAGGTGCGTGCGGTGGACGCGGGGGAGCCGTCGCTGTGCGGCAACGCGACGGTGCAGGTGTGGGTGTTGGACGAGAACGACAACGCGCCGTCGCTGCTGCCGGCCGCGGGCGTCGGGGCGGGCGCCGGGGCGTCGGGCCGGTCGTCGTCGGTCTGGGAGTCGGTGTCGGGAGAGTCGTCGGGTTCGCTGTGGGCGTGGGCGGCGTGGGGGACGCCGGCGGGGCAGGTGGTGGCCAAGATCCGCGCGGTGGACGCGGACTCGGGCTACAACGCGTGGCTGCGCTACGAGGTGTGGGAGCCGCGGGGGAAGGGCCCGTTCCGCGTGGGGCTGTACAGCGGCGAGGTGAGCACGGCGCGGGCGCTGGAGGAGGCGGACGGCCCGCGGCAGAGGCTGGTGATCGTGGTGCGGGACCACGGCGAGCCGGCGCGCTCGGCCACGGCCACGCTGAGCGTGTCGCTGGGGGAGGGCGGCGAGGCGGCGTCGGCGTCGTCGGGCGCGGGGTCGTcggggccggggctgcgggcgTCGTCGGGCGCGGAGGGTGGCTCGTCGTCCTTGTCGTCCTTGTCGTCCTTGTCGTCGTCGACGAACGCGTGGCTGGTGGCGGCCATCTGCGCGGTGTCGGGGCTGTTGGTGGTGGCGGTGGTGCTGTGCGGAGCGTGGCGGTGGGCGCCGCGGGCGGGCGCGCTGTCGGGGCGCGGGCCGGCGACGCTGGTGTGCGCCAGCCAAGTGGGGAGCTGGTCGTACTCGCAGCGGCAGAGCCGGAGCCTGTGCGTGGCGGAGGGCGCGGGCAAGAGCGACCTGATGGTGTTCAGCCCCAActgcccgccgccgcccgccgccgcggCCAAGGAGACGCAGCCGGAGCCGCCCGCTCTGCTGGACACGGTCAGTGCTGCTCCCTCTCTGGCCTCTCGCCCCGCCCCCCGACGGCCCCGGCCCCTTCTGTCCCTTGTTTCCGTTGTTTCCCCGGGTGTGGGCAGGCGCTTGTGGGAAGCAGGCTGA